Proteins co-encoded in one Brassica oleracea var. oleracea cultivar TO1000 chromosome C4, BOL, whole genome shotgun sequence genomic window:
- the LOC106336745 gene encoding uncharacterized protein LOC106336745 produces MGVRVAPYASPFLQWASHPSPSQSLASGAISSRRHDGRFVPQRLNRSSLFGTPLHRSKSCELRESPSSKPTKTQSFRRVYSASFSDEEFSKKIQELTLRFNDERDANEMVHLSSIQMKANSVHLPLSLRIIKKKRQWDEGVKQAACDSMSKAFSSMVFMIQELQSFALQMRETLFYEDLQGILVRVREEMHASFVWLFRQVFSATPTLMVYVMLLLANFTVYSLGANSALAAAAPTTTTLTEVATVSETNEKFDSSVVKSFFIPSPTVDGSNNGGGGNIRPVLSGTDGDGFDVPEGPSRLSSSTFGSTISADTSVSGQDEVRLWNSIVEEAEEMQYSKIDNVLDHETRKRFVSPLDARVESEKDIDYFRTELLYQTGLSQEPDNPLLLANYAQFLYIVSYDYDRAEEYFKRAVGVEPKDAEALSKYATFLWRARDDLWAAEENFLEAIDADPTNSFYAANYANFLWNTGGDETCFPLDESHEDNI; encoded by the exons ATGGGGGTGAGAGTAGCACCATACGCTTCTCCCTTCCTTCAATGGGCGTCTCATCCTTCCCCTTCTCAATCCCTAGCTTCCGGTGCCATATCATCACGCCGACACGACGGACGTTTCGTCCCTCAGAGACTGAACCGTTCGTCTCTCTTCGGAACGCCACTCCATCGCTCCAAGTCCTGCGAGCTACGTGAATCACCATCATCTAAACCGACCAAAACGCAGTCGTTTCGAAGAGTTTATAGCGCAAGCTTCTCCGACGAGGAGTTTTCTAAAAAGATCCAAGAGCTAACTCTCAGATTCAACGACGAGAGAGATGCGAACGAGATGGTCCACTTGTCCAGCATCCAAATGAAAGCAAACAGCGTCCATCTCCCTCTCTCCCTTCGTATCATAAAGAAGAAGCGACAATGGGACGAAGGAGTCAAACAAGCCGCGTGCGACTCAATGAGCAAAGCCTTCTCGTCGATGGTGTTCATGATTCAAGAGCTCCAAAGCTTCGCTTTACAGATGAGAGAGACTCTTTTCTACGAAGACTTGCAAGGGATCTTGGTGCGGGTTAGAGAAGAGATGCACGCATCGTTCGTCTGGTTGTTCCGACAAGTTTTCTCCGCGACGCCTACGTTGATGGTTTACGTCATGTTGCTCCTCGCCAACTTCACGGTTTATTCACTCGGTGCCAACTCTGCTTTAGCGGCCGCCGCTCCAACGACCACCACCTTGACAGAGGTAGCAACCGTCAGTGAAACAAACGAGAAGTTCGATTCCTCGGTGGTTAAATCGTTTTTTATACCATCTCCCACGGTCGACGGTAGCAACAACGGCGGCGGTGGAAACATCAGGCCGGTGTTAAGCGGGACAGATGGTGATGGATTCGATGTACCAGAAGGACCTTCGCGGTTGTCATCTTCGACATTTGGGTCAACGATTAGTGCAGACACATCAGTGTCGGGACAAGATGAAGTTAGGCTGTGGAACTCGATTGTGGAGGAAGCAGAGGAAATGCAGTATTCGAAGATAGACAATGTGTTGGATCACGAGACGAGGAAGCGGTTCGTGTCTCCTTTGGATGCTCGAGTGGAATCGGAGAAGGACATTGATTACTTCAGAACAGAGCTTCTCTACCAAACAGGACTGTCTCAAGAGCCTGATAATCCTCTGCTTCTTGCTAACTACGCTCAGTTCCTCTACATCGTCTCCTATGATTATGACAG AGCAGAGGAATACTTCAAGAGAGCAGTAGGAGTGGAACCCAAAGACGCGGAGGCGCTGAGTAAATACGCCACGTTCTTATGGAGAGCACGGGACGATCTTTGGGCGGCCGAGGAGAATTTCTTGGAAGCAATCGATGCCGATCCCACCAACTCTTTCTACGCCGCTAATTACGCTAATTTCTTATGGAACACCGGCGGTGATGAGACGTGTTTCCCTCTCGACGAGTCTCACGAAGACAACATCTAG
- the LOC106338188 gene encoding uncharacterized protein LOC106338188, with translation MVGSENVVHLVTDNAPNYKGSGRLLAERYPNISWSPCAAHCMNLILEDVGNMPNVKELVSAVSKVTIFVYNHKSTLNFLRKRQGWREIIRPGETRFATTFIALQSAYAHKDDLQALVVDQEFRQFLKTEKARYVKAVVLDENMWEHCLLIVRIMAPMIRLLRVCDTDEKPSLPYVYEGMYRARLGIKKIFGKKKELYKPYTRIIKNRWDRMLRHDLHAAAYFFNPAFMYDQKNFSKKPEILKAMLNLMENPKGSDRTKIFEGMTMYREREKSFSHSSALSCSKTTRPEASNSNS, from the exons ATGGTTGGCTCTGAAAATGTGGTTCATTTAGTGACTGATAATGCACCTAACTACAAGGGTTCAGGTAGATTACTTGCGGAGAGATACCCAAATATTTCTTGGTCTCCATGTGCAGCTCATTGCATGAACTTAATATTGGAGGATGTGGGAAACATGCCTAATGTTAAAGAGTTAGTTTCTGCTGTCTCAAAGGTAACTATCTTTGTCTACAATCATAAGTCCACTTTAAATTTTTTGAGGAAGAGGCAAGGTTGGAGGGAAATCATTCGTCCAGGAGAAACCCGCTTTGCTACCACTTTTATAGCCCTTCAGAGTGCATATGCACATAAAGACGACTTACAAGCTTTGGTAGTAGATCAAGAGTTCAGGCAGTTTCTGAAAACAGAGAAAGCAAGATATGTCAAGGCTGTTGTTTTGGATGAAAACATGTGGGAGCATTGTTTGTTGATCGTAAGGATTATGGCTCCAATGATACGCTTGTTGCGTGTTTGTGATACTGATGAGAAGCCATCATTACCATATGTCTATGAAGGAATGTATCGAGCACGTTTAGGCATCAAGAAGATATTTGGAAAAAAGAAGGAATTGTATAAGCCTTATACAAGGATCATAAAGAACAGGTGGGATAGAATGTTGCGCCATGATCTTCATGCTGCAGCATACTTCTTCAATCCAGCTTTCATGTATGATCAAAAGAACTTTTCAAAAAAGCCTGAGATATTGAAAGCGATGTTAAATTTGATGGAAAACCCAAAAGGGTCTGACAGAACAAAGATCTTTGAGGGGATGACAATGTATAGAGAACGTGAGAAAAGCTTCTCACATTCATCAGCTTTAAGTTGTTCGAAAACCACTCGTCCTG AAGCTAGCAATTCTAATTCTTAG
- the LOC106336740 gene encoding uncharacterized protein LOC106336740, producing MAARKLGSLLRQHFFSLFFLFVGCFFFSKGCDLRQKRRKKKLRTVTSGSGLSSSWTYLKRVFLSTTRISKSRNQTHPNGPLTTLTSARSSQNSLVTLVQPDPETRTENGFSDISSSDSPPFLPLRNEIFPCTTCGEIFPKTTLLEHHIAIKHAVSELVDGESSTNIVKIIFKSGWPEQGDNKKIPEIHRILKIHNSPKILARFEEYREFVKAKAARGSGNGRWDDERCVVDGNELLRFYCSTFMCSLGQNGSSGLCGHQYCSICGIIGSGFSPKLDGIATFATGWRGHVAVPEEVEEEFGFMNVKRAMLVCRVVAGRVGCDLIADDDVDKSGGGYDSLVGQGSGSKSGALLRIDDEELLVFNPRAVLPCFVIVYTV from the coding sequence ATGGCGGCGCGAAAACTAGGGTCGTTGTTACGACAGCATTTCTTCTCTCTCTTCTTTCTCTTCGTCGGCTGTTTCTTCTTCTCCAAAGGATGTGACTTGAGACAGAAGAGGAGGAAGAAGAAGCTTAGAACGGTCACTTCCGGTTCCGGTTTATCCTCTTCTTGGACGTACTTAAAACGGGTTTTCTTATCCACGACGAGGATATCCAAATCCCGCAACCAAACACACCCTAACGGCCCATTAACGACTCTGACCTCCGCTAGATCGTCTCAGAACTCCCTCGTCACTCTCGTACAACCCGACCCGGAAACCCGTACAGAAAACGGTTTCTCGGATATCTCCTCGTCGGATTCTCCCCCGTTTCTCCCTCTCCGCAACGAGATATTCCCTTGCACGACGTGCGGAGAGATATTCCCCAAAACAACCCTCCTCGAGCACCACATCGCGATCAAACACGCCGTCTCGGAGCTCGTCGACGGCGAGTCGAGCACCAATATCGTGAAGATCATATTCAAATCAGGCTGGCCGGAGCAAGGCGACAACAAGAAAATCCCGGAGATCCATCGGATCCTGAAAATCCACAACAGCCCGAAGATTCTCGCGAGGTTCGAGGAGTATCGCGAGTTCGTCAAGGCGAAAGCCGCTCGCGGCAGCGGGAACGGACGGTGGGACGACGAGCGGTGCGTCGTCGACGGGAACGAGCTCCTCAGATTCTACTGCTCGACGTTCATGTGTAGCCTAGGGCAGAACGGTAGCTCCGGTCTCTGCGGTCATCAGTACTGCAGCATCTGCGGGATCATCGGATCCGGATTCTCGCCGAAGCTCGACGGGATCGCGACGTTCGCGACGGGGTGGAGAGGACACGTGGCGGTTCCTGAGGAGGTGGAGGAGGAGTTTGGGTTTATGAACGTGAAACGGGCGATGCTGGTTTGTCGGGTTGTAGCGGGTCGGGTCGGGTGTGATTTGATTGCGGATGATGACGTGGACAAGAGTGGTGGTGGGTATGATTCTCTGGTTGGGCAAGGGAGTGGGAGCAAGAGTGGGGCCCTGTTGAGGATCGACGATGAGGAGCTTCTGGTGTTTAATCCAAGGGCTGTGCTTCCTTGTTTTGTGATAGTCTATACTGTGTAA